The following nucleotide sequence is from Myxococcus stipitatus.
CACGCCACCGCCCAGGAAGGTCAGTCGTTGGATGAAGGAGCGCCGGGTCAGGCGTCGACGGGGAGCACGCGCACGAGCCATAGGTGCGTGAGCGTAACCCAGCACGCCGCGCGTGGCTCGGGTTGGATGTATCGCTCGCCTGCCCCCCCGCGAGTCACGCTGACGTAGGATGCGCGCGACGACGGTCGGGTCCGACAACGCAAGGAGACGGAAGATGAAACGGCATGCCTGGACACTGGGATTGGTATTGGCGCTGGGCTGCGGCAAGGATTCCCCGCCGACCAATCCCGGCACGGACGGTGGCACGAACGACGGCGGAACGAACGACACGTCCAACTTCACGAAGCTGGAGGTGGACGCGGACCCGAGCGAGTTCAATCCCATCTCCAACATCGCGCTGGCGCTGGGGCCGAACGACCGCATCGGCATGGTGTACTTCGTGAACAACGGCACGCGGACGAACGACGACATCAACTGGGACCTGCGCTACCGCGAGTTCGACGGCGGCTCGCTGGGGCCGGTGGAGAAGATCGCCACCGTGCAGCGCGTGTACGGCGTGTCGGTGGCGTTCGGTCCGAACGGCCAGCCCGCGGTGTCGTACCTGGGCGGCGGTAGCGACGACTCGACGTTCTGGACCCAGAGCGACCTGGCGGTGGCGTACCGCAACGCGAACGGCACGTGGACCGAGCGCATCGTCGCCACGCAGTCCAACGCGGCGCTGGTCAACAACCCGCTGAGCGATGGCGGCTTCCTGGTGGGGCTCAACACCTCCATGGTGTTCTCCGGCAGTCAGGCGCTGGTGGCGTACCGCGACGGCCACCGCGGCCAGTTCGGCCGTCAGGACTGGGAGTCGGCGGACCTGGAGCTGGCGATCGGCGGTCCCACGGCGTGGAACTTCCGCATGGTGGCGGCGTCGGGTGACACGAAGGAGGGCATGGGCGGGCACATCTCGCTCGTCAACGCGGGGGCGCAGCCCGCGGTGGTGCACGACCGCGCCTTCGAGGGCGCCCAGGCCACGGGCGCGGACGTCGTGTTCCAGCGCCGCAACGCGGACGGCTCCACGTGGTCGGCGCCCGCGAAGGTGCAGATCCTCGCCAACACGCAGCTGGGGCCGTCGCTGGCGCATGATCCGGTGGCGGGCTTCGGCATCGCGGTGCTGTCCAAGTCCGACGACAAGCTCACGTACATCGAGTGCGCCGACTCCAGCCCCACCAGCTGCACGAAGGCGGCGGACTGGTCCACGCCGGACCCGCTGTACCACCACGGCACGGGCGGCTGGTACCCGTCGCTGGCGTTCGACCCGGTGAACCACGACCCGTCCATCGCCTATTACATCTGCGCGGAGGCGGCGGGGCGCAACGACACGAGCTGCAACCCCAACGAGGACAAGCTCGTCATCGCCACGCGCATCGGCGGCATCTGGCGCGAGGAGCTGGTGGACGAGCGGGGCGGCTGGTCGCCGAAGCTGGCGTATCTGGCCTCGGGCAAGCGCGTGGTGCTGTACCGCACGCCGGTGGTGTCGCCGGAGAAGAAGGGCGTCCTGTTCCTGGCGGTGGAGAAATGAAGAGACTCGTTCGCGCCGGGGCCGCGCTGACGCTGGCGGGGTTCGCCGCCGGGGCCGGGGTGGTCGCGTGCGCCCAGCCCGACAACTCGCTGTCCGGCAGCGCGTCCGAGCTGTTCTCGCTGGACGTGTCGAAGGTGGAGATCCTCCGCAACGCGGAGGCGTTCCAGGTCAGCTACTACCGGAACAACGACCTCGACGTGGACCTGGTGGCGCGCATCACCGTGTCCACGGAGGGGCTGGACCTGCGGCCCGGCGCGAAGGTGAACCTGGCGGGCACCACGCCCTCGGGGTTGGCGCGCACCACGGTGGTGCACCTCAACGCGGGGGAGCCCGCGCGTGTCTTCGCTCCCGTGTCCAAGGGCTCGCTGGAGCTGGACGAGGGCGGCAACCCCGGTGAGGACACGCGCGGCGAGTTCGGCATGTCCTTCCAGAAGGGCGAGGGCTACGGCGCGGGGCGGACGCTGGACGGGACGTTCTCCGCCGTGGCACAGGACGCGGGCTTCGGCCCGGAGGTCGGCGAGCCGCTCGACGCGGGAGTCCCGGACTCGGGGACCTGAGCCGGTCCACGCCGTGGGCGCTGGCGCGAGGTCCACGGCGTCCGTCTCAGCCCGGCCCGGAGAACTGACGGGCGGGTTCGATGCGCAGCCCGTTGCGGAACAGCCGCAGCAAGGGCACCGTGGGGATGTGGAAGATGGCGAGGGTGAAGATCCACGCCGCCAGGTGGATGCCGTCCCTCACCGGCATGAGGGCGAGGTTCCGGAAGCCCGCGAGCGTCATGAGCGCGACGGCGCTCAAGCCCGTTCCGGCGAGGAGCAGCTTCGTCCATCCCCAGAGGGAGCGCTCGGGCTCGTCGACGAACTCGGCGGGCAGGGGCGCGCCGGGATGGTGGGGCAGGGGGATGGCGTCGTCCGAGGCGGGGACCAGTCCCATGGCCTGCCTCGTGTGCGCGAGTTGGGCGCTCAGCCGCATGTGTTCGCGCTGCTCCGCCTGGAGCTCCAGGTAGAGGCGGCGGCCCCAGCGGACGAGGACGAACAGCACGACGAACGAGAGCACGGCGTAGCCGGTCTTCGTCATCAGGAAGAGGTCGTAGGCGCCGTGCAGGAGGATGGCCCACCCCAGGCCGGCGGCGAGCGTCCCGAAGCGCTGTCCCGCGGGCAGGCGCTTCGCGCGGCCCACGAAGGCGCCCATCACCACGCCCATGAACGCATGACCGGGCACGGCGGTGAGGGCGCGCATGAAGGCCACTCCGAGGCCGCCATCGCTCACGTAGAGGATGTTCTCCAGCGTGGCGAAGCCGAGCGACGCCGTGGCGCCGTATACGACTCCGTCCACGGGTTCGTCGAAGGCGCGCTTGCGCCACGCGTAGCGATACAGGACGAGGAACTTGAAGACCTCCTCGGGGATGGCCGCGCCGAGGAAGGCCTGCGAGAACGCGCTGCTCCACGTCCCCATGACCCACGTCTGCCCGAGCCGCTCGAGCACCATGGCCACCGGCAACACCGGGATGCAGGCGGCGGCGCCGAGCAGGAAGGTGCGCAGCAGCACGTTCGCGGGCTCGGGACGCTGGTCTCGCGAGCGGATGTACCAGAAGAGGAGCAGTGACGGGACGATGGCCGAGCCACCGAGGAGCAATGCCAGCATGTCTCGCACGCTAGCAGGAGCATCACGCGACGGAAGCGGGCGCGCTCCCCCGGGCCCCGACCTCTAGAGTCGGGAATCCGTGGACGTCGGGACTCTGGCTCCCGAGGGCTCCCGTCGCGACTCCGCGAGCGGCGCGAAACATTCTCGGGCGCTGTCCGTATCGCGAGTCCCGACGCGCGACCGCTCGGAGGTGCCTCCGCCGGGACGGGCCGGCGGAGGGTTTGTCTCGACGAAGGTCGACTGCTCGGAGTGGCCGTTGCGGCGGCGTGCTACGGCGTGGTGCAGACGCCGAGCGCGAGGCCCCGGGACACGGACGCTTGCGCCACGGTGTGCCGCGCGAGGGCCTCCGTGCCGCCCTCCTCGTAGATGCGCCGGGCCACCGCGAGGGCCTCGCGGGCGTGGACCGTGAGCGTGGCGCCGCGGGCGTCCGTCACCGCCACCGCGCCGTCCGCAGCCTCCTCGGCGCGCACGAGCAGCGCGCCCGCGTCGTCGCGCACCGCCATGCCGTTCTCGAGCGGCTCGAAGTAGCGGATGACGGGAGCCTCGCCCTCGCGCTGGAGCTCCAGACGCATCACGCCGCTCGCCGCGTCGCGAGACATGCGCAGCACGTCCGTGGGGCTCAGCCTCACCACGCGGGTGCCGTCGTCCTCACCCTCGACGCTCGACACCGGGTTGTTGCCGCTCCAGAACTCGATGCTGTTGATGATGAGCGCGTCGATGAGCGCCCCCAGCTCGTACACGGGGATGATGACGAGCACGAGGAACATCAGCCACTGCACGAACTTCTCGCCGGAGATGTTCTTGTTGAACTGCCAGATCTTCTGCGTGAGCTTGAAGCTGCCGAAGCAGCCCGTCGCATGCATCGAGATGAATCCAGCGCACAGCACGGCGAGCCACGGAGATGGACGCTTCATGGGGGGACCCTCCTGGGGCGTTCTTGAGGGTGCAGACCATGCCACGGAGCGCGCGCGCGTCACGCTCCGTTCTTCACGCCGTCCAGTGCTCACCACTTCTCCGTCGCGGTGCGAGGATGGGGGTGTGAGTTCCAACAGCCGTCGTCCTCGGAGTCGTAACCGGCCGACCGGGTTCGTCCTGTGCGCCACGCTCCTGCTGGCCCACGCCCCGAGCGCGGTCGCCACCCCCGCTCCCTCCGCGCCCACCTCCACCCCCGTGGACGCGCCCCCTCGTGCCCTGACGTGCCTGGCGAAGTGGTACCCGGTCCTCACGCCCACGCGGCTCGAGGCCGGTTGGGGCGTCCGCCTCCCCGACGGCCGCGCCTTCCTCTTCGACGACGGGCAGCAGAAGTCGTTCGCGCGGAAGCTAGAGGCGCCGGACCTGGAGGACACGCTCTCCCTCCCGTATCGCACCGGGCCCATCGCCCCGGTCGTTCGAGAGGACGACGACCCGGGCCGCATCCGCTTCGACCCCTTGTTCACCGCCACCTATGGCGACGCGGAGGCGAGGGTGGACGTCGTGCCCATCCGCTTCCTCGGGCAGTCG
It contains:
- a CDS encoding M15 family metallopeptidase; this encodes MSSNSRRPRSRNRPTGFVLCATLLLAHAPSAVATPAPSAPTSTPVDAPPRALTCLAKWYPVLTPTRLEAGWGVRLPDGRAFLFDDGQQKSFARKLEAPDLEDTLSLPYRTGPIAPVVREDDDPGRIRFDPLFTATYGDAEARVDVVPIRFLGQSLKVHRKVEPVFQRLAARLEALVAKDASLRPFLTNVGGTFVWRDVANTRRRSAHSYGVSLDLNTARAHYWEWQRPRQPVRWRNAVPQVLVDAFEAEGFIWGGRWYHYDTMHFEYRPELLDPDCAPAR
- a CDS encoding DUF3332 domain-containing protein, which produces MKRPSPWLAVLCAGFISMHATGCFGSFKLTQKIWQFNKNISGEKFVQWLMFLVLVIIPVYELGALIDALIINSIEFWSGNNPVSSVEGEDDGTRVVRLSPTDVLRMSRDAASGVMRLELQREGEAPVIRYFEPLENGMAVRDDAGALLVRAEEAADGAVAVTDARGATLTVHAREALAVARRIYEEGGTEALARHTVAQASVSRGLALGVCTTP
- a CDS encoding PrsW family intramembrane metalloprotease; protein product: MLALLLGGSAIVPSLLLFWYIRSRDQRPEPANVLLRTFLLGAAACIPVLPVAMVLERLGQTWVMGTWSSAFSQAFLGAAIPEEVFKFLVLYRYAWRKRAFDEPVDGVVYGATASLGFATLENILYVSDGGLGVAFMRALTAVPGHAFMGVVMGAFVGRAKRLPAGQRFGTLAAGLGWAILLHGAYDLFLMTKTGYAVLSFVVLFVLVRWGRRLYLELQAEQREHMRLSAQLAHTRQAMGLVPASDDAIPLPHHPGAPLPAEFVDEPERSLWGWTKLLLAGTGLSAVALMTLAGFRNLALMPVRDGIHLAAWIFTLAIFHIPTVPLLRLFRNGLRIEPARQFSGPG